A genomic segment from Geitlerinema sp. PCC 7407 encodes:
- a CDS encoding ribonuclease R family protein yields the protein MEFSIATLLASFADDKLVAPKALEKKLDCKDEQSLRKLQIALDALEKIGILVKERGRYRRVQEDDVVSGKLRCSSKGFCFAIQDDEDAEDIYIRECHLNTAWNGDRVLVRITKEGSRRRSPEGEVRLILERANSSVLARVKHEEEYRAVPLDDRLLFEIDLKSDEAILANAVDYLVNVEILRYPLGQHRPMGRIAKVLGSDAEAAADTDIVCCKHGLPLAFSEMVLEAAKGLPAKVRKTDLKGRLDLRSLLTVTIDGYSQDISKAQAVDDALSLERTPEGHWRLGVHIADVASYVAPNSAIDRAAQRRGTSVYLGDVVVPMLPDRLSEQLCCLTPEQDRLAVSVLMTLTEDGQLLEYELQPTVISVDYHLSYQQAQAVLERNAPISVALDDDSSYPLPSADEIEVLKPTFELVDNVYTLSQALKNKRHERGAFELNLPEKLFPREHGGESDDTATALDKYLLTKFHYDDEGALGSMVVSSALPAHSMVVELMLLANHAVARHLQALELPGIYRVHRTPDPADVQELMKLASNMGINLVLENEEEVHPHDYQRFTSQFAESEAERVLTYLLLSTLRPAVYSALPGTHFGLALTDGYTHFTSPVRRYPDLLVQRVLHAIFEHGRDRRSTRVKESVNLRHSSCHGQIGWKVLPPEVQSELEAQINSLVIHLTERERVALEAEADLEGLKKAEFMKAHTGSTFHGLITGVQSYGFFVEIEELLVEGLVHVSSLKDDWYEYRSRQQKLVGRKNRKQYRLGDRVEVQVKSVDYYRQQIDLVAVGGGSQGTDDDIDDDGPDFEEDETE from the coding sequence ATGGAGTTTTCGATCGCGACATTACTGGCTAGCTTCGCGGATGACAAGCTGGTTGCGCCCAAGGCTCTAGAAAAGAAACTGGACTGCAAAGACGAGCAAAGTCTCCGGAAGCTGCAAATTGCGCTGGATGCGCTGGAAAAGATTGGAATTCTCGTCAAAGAGCGGGGTCGTTACCGCCGCGTCCAGGAGGATGACGTGGTGTCGGGCAAGCTGCGCTGCTCCAGCAAAGGATTCTGTTTTGCAATCCAGGATGATGAGGATGCCGAGGACATTTACATTCGTGAGTGTCATCTCAACACGGCCTGGAATGGCGATCGCGTTTTGGTGAGGATTACCAAAGAGGGCAGTCGACGCCGCAGCCCCGAAGGGGAAGTGCGCCTGATTTTGGAGCGGGCCAATTCTTCGGTGCTGGCGCGGGTCAAGCATGAGGAAGAGTACCGAGCAGTCCCTCTCGACGATCGGCTGCTGTTTGAGATCGATCTCAAGTCGGATGAGGCGATTTTGGCCAATGCGGTCGACTACTTGGTCAATGTCGAAATTCTGCGCTATCCCCTAGGACAGCACCGTCCCATGGGCCGGATTGCGAAGGTCCTCGGTAGTGATGCAGAGGCGGCGGCAGATACAGATATTGTGTGCTGCAAGCACGGGCTGCCTCTGGCTTTTTCGGAGATGGTGCTGGAGGCGGCGAAGGGGCTGCCGGCCAAGGTCCGCAAGACGGATCTCAAGGGGCGGCTCGATCTGCGATCGCTCCTGACGGTGACCATTGACGGCTACAGTCAGGACATCTCGAAGGCCCAGGCCGTCGATGATGCCCTTTCCCTCGAGCGTACCCCCGAAGGGCACTGGCGCTTGGGCGTGCACATCGCGGATGTGGCGTCCTACGTCGCGCCCAACTCGGCCATCGATCGCGCGGCCCAGCGTCGCGGCACTTCGGTCTATCTGGGCGATGTGGTGGTGCCCATGCTGCCCGATCGCCTGTCGGAGCAGCTTTGCTGCCTGACGCCGGAGCAAGACCGCCTAGCGGTGTCGGTGCTGATGACCCTGACCGAAGACGGCCAGCTGCTGGAGTATGAGCTGCAGCCGACGGTGATCTCGGTGGACTACCACCTGAGCTACCAGCAGGCCCAGGCCGTCCTCGAGCGCAATGCGCCGATCAGCGTGGCCCTGGATGACGATTCCAGCTACCCCCTGCCGTCGGCCGATGAAATCGAGGTCCTCAAGCCGACCTTTGAGCTGGTCGACAACGTCTACACCCTCAGCCAAGCCCTCAAGAACAAGCGTCACGAGCGGGGCGCCTTTGAGCTGAACCTGCCGGAGAAGCTGTTTCCGCGAGAGCATGGCGGCGAGTCTGACGATACGGCGACGGCCCTGGACAAGTACCTGCTGACCAAGTTCCACTATGACGATGAGGGAGCCCTCGGGTCGATGGTGGTGTCCTCGGCGCTGCCGGCCCACTCGATGGTGGTGGAGCTGATGCTGCTGGCCAACCACGCTGTGGCGCGGCACTTGCAGGCGCTGGAGCTGCCGGGAATTTACCGGGTTCACCGAACGCCGGATCCGGCGGACGTGCAGGAGCTGATGAAGCTCGCGAGCAACATGGGCATCAATCTGGTGCTGGAGAACGAGGAGGAAGTGCACCCCCACGATTACCAGCGCTTTACGAGCCAGTTTGCGGAGTCGGAGGCGGAGCGGGTGCTGACCTATCTGCTGCTCTCGACGCTGCGGCCCGCGGTCTACAGCGCGCTGCCGGGGACTCACTTTGGCTTGGCGCTGACGGATGGCTACACGCACTTTACGTCGCCGGTGCGCCGCTATCCTGATTTGCTGGTGCAGCGGGTGCTCCACGCGATTTTTGAGCATGGGCGCGATCGCCGCTCGACCCGCGTCAAGGAAAGCGTGAACCTGCGTCACAGCTCCTGCCACGGCCAGATTGGCTGGAAGGTGCTGCCGCCGGAGGTCCAGAGTGAGCTGGAGGCCCAAATCAACAGCTTGGTGATCCACCTGACGGAGCGCGAGCGCGTCGCTCTCGAAGCGGAAGCCGACCTCGAGGGCCTCAAGAAGGCAGAGTTTATGAAGGCCCACACGGGGTCGACCTTCCACGGCCTGATCACGGGGGTCCAGTCCTACGGTTTCTTTGTTGAAATCGAGGAGCTGCTGGTGGAGGGTCTGGTGCACGTCAGCTCCCTCAAGGACGACTGGTACGAGTACCGATCGCGTCAGCAAAAGCTGGTGGGCCGCAAGAACCGCAAGCAGTATCGCCTGGGCGATCGCGTGGAGGTCCAGGTCAAGAGCGTGGACTACTACCGCCAGCAGATTGACCTCGTGGCGGTGGGCGGCGGCAGTCAAGGCACCGATGACGATATCGATGATGACGGGCCGGACTTTGAAGAGGACGAAACCGAATAA
- a CDS encoding flavin prenyltransferase UbiX → MTQATPVSSSASAPLILGITGASGLIYAVRALKFLLAADYAVEVVASKAAHMVWQAEEKTRMPVEPMQQEQFWREQAGVETGGKLRCHPWGDVGATIASGSFRARGMVVMPCSMSTVGKIAAGLSSDLLERAADVQLKEGRPLVLVPRETPFSLIHLRNLTALAEAGARIVPAIPAWYHRPQSIEDLVDFVVARVLDQLAIDCVPLRRWEGHLPSDGL, encoded by the coding sequence GTGACCCAAGCAACCCCCGTTTCCTCCTCTGCCTCCGCCCCGCTCATCCTGGGCATTACCGGCGCGTCGGGCCTGATTTATGCTGTCCGCGCCCTCAAGTTTTTGCTGGCGGCGGACTATGCGGTGGAGGTCGTTGCATCCAAGGCAGCCCACATGGTCTGGCAGGCCGAAGAAAAGACCCGGATGCCCGTGGAGCCGATGCAGCAGGAGCAGTTTTGGCGGGAGCAGGCGGGGGTAGAAACAGGCGGCAAACTGCGGTGCCACCCCTGGGGAGATGTGGGCGCGACCATTGCGAGCGGCTCCTTTCGGGCTCGGGGCATGGTAGTGATGCCGTGCTCCATGAGTACCGTCGGCAAAATTGCGGCGGGCCTAAGCTCGGATCTGCTGGAGCGCGCGGCGGACGTGCAGCTCAAGGAAGGCCGCCCTCTGGTGCTGGTGCCGCGAGAAACGCCCTTTAGCTTGATCCATTTGCGCAACCTGACGGCGCTGGCGGAGGCGGGGGCGCGCATTGTGCCTGCGATTCCTGCGTGGTACCACCGGCCCCAGAGCATCGAAGATTTGGTGGATTTTGTGGTGGCGCGGGTGCTCGACCAGCTGGCGATCGACTGTGTGCCGCTGCGGCGCTGGGAGGGACACTTGCCCTCGGATGGCCTGTGA
- a CDS encoding DUF4129 domain-containing protein, translating into MEGSFQSTSFGWEVQQLRQQISEWFSYQFQRTEDRTSLEAGDLPSIPDWFFQLMFWLLIGILAIRVGLWLVHWSPTGWRWIRQRWALAVPQVIATVEPRVSAATWLSRAQAYQQQGNFTEASRALYFAMIQRLHETQRLLHQPSRTDGEYRQAVQSFPGAPAYTTLINTHERLHFGDGAVSETDFARCQQAYREIDQTP; encoded by the coding sequence ATGGAAGGGTCGTTTCAGAGCACCAGCTTTGGCTGGGAAGTTCAGCAGCTGCGCCAGCAGATCTCGGAGTGGTTCTCCTACCAGTTTCAGCGCACTGAGGATAGGACATCCCTGGAAGCTGGGGATTTGCCCAGCATTCCCGACTGGTTTTTCCAGCTGATGTTCTGGCTCTTGATTGGGATCTTGGCGATCCGAGTGGGGCTGTGGTTGGTTCACTGGTCGCCCACGGGATGGCGCTGGATCCGGCAGCGCTGGGCTCTGGCCGTGCCCCAGGTGATCGCGACCGTTGAGCCCCGGGTCTCGGCGGCAACCTGGCTCAGCCGCGCCCAAGCCTATCAGCAGCAAGGCAACTTCACGGAGGCCAGCCGCGCCCTGTACTTTGCCATGATTCAGCGGCTCCACGAAACCCAGCGGCTGCTTCACCAGCCCAGCCGGACCGACGGGGAATATCGCCAGGCCGTCCAGTCGTTTCCGGGTGCTCCGGCCTACACCACGTTGATCAACACCCATGAGCGCTTGCACTTTGGGGATGGGGCGGTGTCCGAGACGGATTTTGCGCGCTGTCAGCAAGCCTATCGGGAGATTGATCAGACCCCATGA
- a CDS encoding DUF4350 domain-containing protein: protein MKAWKRWLILVAIALVLLTTFAAPSGGPETVGSTYGRTPAGYGAWYAFMESRGAKIDRWRRPESELYEADPAAEGLTAPMTLLQVHSTLWPYLDSYVFEEPTKGDDGRPLVQWLQRGNTLVVLGVETPISGAPFRTSLETEEGLVSLAGRRRYALTQADKLLLGDRFGAVVWERSIGKGRVIVSTDPHLAANAYQDAPANFDFLARLVGTDRPVLVDEYLHGYKDEETLSREVGGSWVAYLGQTPLLPVALQGALVLLVFLWAANRRFGPAIAAKSPREDNTQAYIQALAQVLHKAGCSEFVMNLIQREEQRRLQVALGLGPVPLDPRTLEQAWVQKTGRSAQELRDLLPGRSPRRLREQDLLIWLDKWQTLRQTLKTLGDRSPAPR from the coding sequence ATGAAAGCCTGGAAACGCTGGTTGATTTTGGTGGCGATCGCCCTGGTCCTGCTGACGACCTTTGCAGCTCCCAGCGGCGGACCCGAGACCGTCGGTTCGACCTATGGCCGCACCCCCGCCGGGTACGGCGCGTGGTACGCCTTCATGGAGTCGCGCGGGGCCAAAATAGACCGCTGGCGCCGCCCGGAGTCTGAGCTCTACGAGGCGGATCCCGCCGCCGAAGGCCTGACAGCTCCGATGACGCTGCTCCAGGTGCACAGTACCCTATGGCCTTACCTGGATTCCTACGTCTTCGAGGAGCCGACGAAGGGCGACGACGGCAGGCCCCTCGTGCAGTGGCTGCAACGGGGCAATACGCTGGTGGTCCTGGGAGTAGAAACGCCGATTTCGGGGGCTCCCTTTCGGACCAGCCTGGAAACGGAGGAAGGCCTAGTCAGCTTGGCCGGACGTCGGCGCTACGCGCTGACCCAGGCCGACAAACTGCTCCTGGGCGATCGCTTTGGGGCGGTGGTGTGGGAGCGCTCGATCGGCAAAGGGCGGGTCATCGTCTCGACCGATCCCCATCTGGCCGCCAACGCCTACCAGGATGCGCCGGCCAACTTTGATTTTTTGGCTCGCCTGGTCGGTACGGATCGCCCCGTGCTGGTCGATGAGTACCTCCACGGCTACAAGGACGAGGAAACCCTAAGCCGTGAGGTCGGAGGCAGCTGGGTGGCCTATCTGGGTCAGACGCCTCTGCTGCCGGTGGCGCTCCAGGGCGCGCTGGTGCTGCTCGTGTTTCTCTGGGCCGCGAACCGCCGCTTTGGACCGGCGATCGCCGCCAAATCTCCCCGCGAAGACAACACCCAAGCCTACATTCAGGCCCTAGCGCAGGTGCTGCACAAGGCTGGCTGTAGCGAGTTTGTGATGAACTTGATTCAGCGGGAGGAGCAGCGGCGGCTCCAGGTGGCGCTGGGCCTGGGCCCTGTCCCCCTCGATCCCCGGACCCTAGAGCAGGCCTGGGTCCAAAAAACAGGGCGATCGGCTCAGGAGCTGCGAGACTTGCTGCCAGGGCGATCGCCCCGACGATTGCGCGAGCAGGACTTGCTAATCTGGTTGGACAAATGGCAGACTCTGCGCCAGACCCTAAAAACCCTGGGCGATCGCTCCCCAGCCCCGCGCTAA
- a CDS encoding MoxR family ATPase, whose protein sequence is MTETLAVLTRLGQTLNQVVVGQPTVVQQLLIALLAGGHVILEGVPGTGKTLLVRTLAQLLSADFRRIQLTPDVLPSDILGTNIFDLNSRSFTLKQGPIFTEVLLADEINRTPPKTQSALLEAMEEQQVTLDGKSLPLPDLFWVIATQNPLEFEGTYPLPEAQLDRFLFKLEVGYPDRAAEKQMLLNRQKGFSARRADLARLKPIASVEQVLAARKAVRTIKIEEPVLDYLLALVERTRQHTDLALGASPRSAGAWMQTAQAQAWLEGRDFVTPDDIKAVAPPLLRHRLILTPEAQLDGIKSDQAIATILSQVPVPR, encoded by the coding sequence ATGACCGAGACGCTCGCGGTTCTGACTCGCCTTGGCCAAACCCTCAACCAGGTGGTGGTAGGTCAACCCACCGTTGTTCAACAGCTGCTGATCGCCCTTTTGGCCGGTGGCCACGTGATTTTAGAAGGGGTCCCTGGTACAGGCAAAACCCTCCTGGTGCGGACCTTGGCCCAGCTGCTGTCTGCGGACTTTCGCCGCATTCAGCTGACTCCTGACGTGCTGCCCTCCGACATTCTGGGCACGAATATCTTTGATCTCAACAGCCGCAGCTTCACTCTCAAGCAAGGCCCGATTTTCACCGAGGTTCTGCTGGCGGACGAAATTAACCGCACTCCGCCCAAGACCCAGTCAGCCCTTCTCGAGGCCATGGAGGAGCAGCAGGTGACCCTAGACGGCAAAAGCCTGCCGCTGCCGGATCTGTTTTGGGTGATCGCCACTCAGAACCCGCTGGAATTCGAGGGAACCTATCCCTTGCCGGAGGCCCAGCTCGATCGATTTCTCTTCAAGCTGGAGGTCGGCTATCCCGATCGGGCAGCCGAGAAGCAAATGCTGCTCAACCGACAGAAGGGATTTTCGGCGCGCCGAGCAGACTTGGCCCGCCTCAAGCCGATCGCCAGCGTCGAGCAGGTCTTGGCGGCCCGCAAAGCCGTGCGAACCATCAAGATCGAAGAGCCCGTGCTGGACTATCTGCTGGCCCTCGTGGAGCGGACCCGTCAGCACACCGACCTCGCCCTGGGGGCGTCGCCGCGCTCTGCTGGAGCCTGGATGCAAACGGCCCAGGCCCAGGCGTGGCTAGAAGGCCGAGACTTTGTGACGCCCGATGACATCAAAGCGGTGGCGCCGCCGCTACTGCGCCACCGGCTGATTTTGACCCCCGAGGCGCAGCTAGACGGCATCAAATCGGACCAGGCGATCGCCACGATTCTGAGTCAGGTGCCTGTGCCCCGCTAG
- a CDS encoding YihY/virulence factor BrkB family protein — protein sequence MFSARFFRFFRYLTLNTLKQIIERMNQERLPGLAAEMAYNTMLALFPGILAVLTAIGLFDFSRTTFQGLASRLSEVAPPDALSLIRNFADEISLSRNQGLFSLSFIAAIWAASGAVSAAMTALDEIGRIPNEKRRPFWKAKLISIVLTLGTIVLLFVASFLVFISDWLVRFAAGQSGALESGVLGLWRLLSWPVALGIVVAASAFIYRFGPSRWRRGTPILPGALMAAVSWALISGLFRLYVSHFGNYNKAYGAVGAVIVLLLWLYLTSLIMLLGNQVNVTVGEVMFQQRSRALALAEEESAETTPGDRPMREP from the coding sequence ATGTTCTCTGCTCGCTTTTTTCGTTTTTTTCGGTATCTGACCCTGAATACCCTCAAGCAAATCATTGAGCGGATGAATCAGGAGCGTCTCCCTGGCCTCGCGGCTGAAATGGCCTACAACACCATGCTGGCGCTTTTTCCCGGCATCTTGGCAGTCTTGACCGCCATTGGATTATTTGATTTCTCGCGGACGACCTTCCAGGGCTTAGCCAGCCGTCTCAGCGAGGTCGCTCCGCCCGACGCCCTGTCTCTGATTCGCAACTTTGCCGACGAGATCAGCCTGAGCCGAAACCAGGGCCTGTTTTCCCTGAGCTTCATTGCCGCGATTTGGGCCGCCTCTGGAGCCGTCAGCGCAGCCATGACCGCCCTCGACGAAATTGGCCGCATTCCCAATGAGAAGCGCCGGCCTTTCTGGAAAGCAAAGCTGATTTCTATTGTGTTAACGTTAGGTACTATTGTACTACTTTTTGTAGCATCCTTCTTGGTGTTTATCAGCGACTGGCTGGTGCGCTTTGCGGCGGGCCAGAGCGGCGCGCTGGAGTCGGGGGTGCTGGGTCTGTGGCGTCTGCTGAGCTGGCCTGTTGCGCTGGGCATTGTGGTGGCGGCTTCGGCCTTTATCTATCGCTTTGGGCCGAGCCGGTGGCGGCGCGGCACGCCGATTTTGCCGGGAGCCCTGATGGCGGCGGTGTCTTGGGCCTTGATTTCGGGACTGTTTCGGCTCTACGTCTCCCATTTTGGCAACTACAACAAAGCCTATGGAGCGGTGGGCGCCGTGATTGTCCTGCTGCTGTGGCTGTATCTGACGTCGCTGATCATGCTGCTGGGCAACCAGGTGAACGTGACGGTGGGAGAAGTGATGTTTCAGCAGCGATCGCGGGCTTTGGCGCTGGCCGAAGAAGAGTCTGCTGAAACAACCCCGGGCGATCGCCCGATGCGTGAGCCCTAG
- a CDS encoding DNA polymerase III subunit gamma/tau translates to MAYEPLHHKYRPQTFRGLVGQDAIATTLGNAIRQRRIAPAYLFSGPRGTGKTSSARILAKSLNCIKGDLPTEDPCGVCEVCRAIAQGSAMDVIEIDAASNTGVDNIREIIERAQFAPVQCRYKVYVIDECHMLSTAAFNALLKTLEEPPAHVVFVLATTDPQRVLPTIISRCQRFDFRRIPLEAMVGHLMAIAEKESIDVTEEAVRLVAQVSQGGLRDAESLLDQLSLLDGQVTVDRVWDLVGAVPERDLLALAEAIAADDATRVLDDARHLMDRGREPLIVLQNLASFYRDLLIAKTAPDRPDLVALTPPTWQRLCAFVQSLDLGVILRAQQHLRASEGQVKNTTQPRLWLEVTLLGLLPSALSAAPVPATGAPGAAQTLRPIAAPAPIPAPVTAPVGAPISAPAPTTDAVSRSEPAPTPASAAAPAPEPSPEPAVAAAPRDRPEAAPMSDPIADLGVDLGQIWQQIITNLQPRGTQELLRQQCRLVFFQNDEARLGVSSQPLFRMVQERLPNVEEAFLRVFDRKVRVSLEVRVAQKAGPPAAAPPGQRRSPDPAPVAARSAPPSPSVVPTPPPEERPAPPPLPPRPELSETLAQAPPEARSPDPEPAPAAALQNGWQEEDPVTRAAKSLAQFFKGEVVLDDGEEDFSPSGLAAQPAEIGEMATLPEEDEDELPF, encoded by the coding sequence ATGGCCTATGAACCGCTGCACCACAAATATCGCCCCCAAACCTTTCGGGGTCTGGTGGGGCAGGATGCGATCGCGACGACCTTGGGCAATGCGATTCGCCAGCGGCGGATTGCGCCAGCGTATTTGTTTTCGGGGCCTCGGGGAACGGGCAAGACCTCTAGTGCCCGCATTCTGGCAAAATCTCTGAACTGCATCAAGGGTGATCTGCCGACGGAGGATCCCTGTGGCGTGTGTGAGGTGTGTCGCGCGATCGCCCAGGGCAGCGCCATGGACGTGATCGAAATCGACGCGGCCAGCAATACAGGGGTTGACAATATTCGAGAAATCATTGAGCGGGCCCAGTTTGCGCCGGTCCAGTGCCGCTACAAGGTCTATGTGATCGACGAGTGCCACATGCTCAGCACGGCGGCGTTTAACGCGCTGCTCAAGACTTTGGAGGAGCCGCCAGCTCACGTCGTCTTTGTGCTGGCGACGACCGATCCCCAGCGAGTCCTGCCGACGATTATTTCGCGCTGTCAGCGGTTTGATTTTCGCCGCATTCCGCTGGAGGCCATGGTCGGCCATTTGATGGCGATCGCCGAAAAAGAATCTATAGACGTGACCGAAGAGGCGGTGCGTTTGGTAGCCCAGGTTTCCCAAGGGGGACTGCGGGACGCTGAGAGTCTGCTCGATCAGCTCAGCCTGCTCGATGGGCAGGTCACAGTGGATCGGGTGTGGGATCTGGTGGGGGCGGTGCCCGAGCGGGATTTGCTGGCCCTGGCCGAGGCGATCGCCGCTGATGACGCCACCCGCGTCCTGGATGACGCCCGGCACCTGATGGACCGGGGCCGGGAGCCCCTGATCGTGCTGCAAAACCTAGCCAGCTTCTACCGCGATCTGCTAATTGCCAAGACCGCGCCCGATCGCCCGGATCTGGTGGCTCTGACGCCGCCCACGTGGCAGCGCCTCTGCGCCTTTGTCCAGTCCCTCGACCTCGGCGTGATTTTGCGGGCTCAGCAGCATCTGCGCGCCAGCGAAGGCCAGGTCAAAAATACGACTCAACCCCGCCTGTGGCTAGAAGTCACCCTGCTGGGGCTGCTGCCCTCTGCGCTGAGCGCGGCTCCAGTCCCGGCCACTGGGGCTCCGGGCGCTGCCCAGACTCTGCGCCCGATCGCGGCACCTGCGCCGATTCCAGCTCCTGTGACGGCACCGGTTGGGGCGCCAATTTCTGCCCCCGCCCCGACGACAGATGCGGTTTCGCGCTCGGAACCGGCCCCCACGCCAGCTTCTGCTGCGGCCCCAGCCCCAGAGCCGAGCCCAGAGCCCGCAGTTGCTGCGGCTCCCCGCGATCGCCCCGAAGCAGCTCCGATGTCAGACCCGATCGCCGATCTCGGGGTCGATCTGGGCCAGATCTGGCAGCAAATCATTACAAATCTCCAGCCTCGCGGCACCCAAGAACTGCTGCGCCAGCAGTGCCGCCTGGTCTTTTTCCAAAATGACGAAGCGCGCTTGGGCGTCAGCTCGCAGCCCCTGTTTCGCATGGTGCAGGAGCGCTTGCCCAACGTGGAAGAAGCCTTCTTGCGCGTGTTTGATCGCAAGGTGCGAGTGAGCCTAGAAGTTCGGGTGGCTCAGAAAGCTGGGCCTCCGGCTGCCGCGCCGCCTGGTCAGCGGCGATCGCCCGATCCGGCCCCCGTTGCGGCGCGATCGGCTCCGCCATCGCCGTCAGTCGTCCCTACACCGCCTCCCGAGGAGCGCCCCGCCCCGCCGCCCCTGCCCCCGCGACCGGAGCTGAGCGAAACCCTGGCCCAGGCACCTCCCGAGGCGCGATCGCCTGATCCCGAGCCCGCCCCGGCTGCCGCGCTGCAAAACGGGTGGCAAGAAGAAGACCCTGTGACCCGGGCCGCCAAGAGTTTGGCCCAGTTCTTCAAGGGAGAAGTGGTTTTGGACGACGGGGAAGAGGACTTCTCGCCCAGCGGATTGGCGGCGCAGCCAGCAGAAATCGGGGAGATGGCGACTCTCCCCGAAGAGGACGAAGACGAACTGCCTTTCTAG
- a CDS encoding glycosyltransferase family 2 protein produces MPENSWPENGSSSELNSVNTLFTDWSPEDFEGNYNPSSAGRRRKAAVTLAVVWSITVALHWLSWGSWVVWGLTLVTGIHALRVLAARPGALPEPLSAQIKPESLPYVSLLVAAKNEEGVVTRLVRHLCSLDYPASRYDLWVINDNSADRTGALLDELARSHPQLKVIHRGAEASGGKSGALNQAWPQTRGDVVAVFDADAQVPKDLLRRVLPMFERPKVGAVQVRKAIANATANFWTRGQAAEMALDTFFQQQRIALGGIGELRGNGQFIRRQALQSCGGFNEETITDDLDLTVRLHLESWDLESLSYPAVEEEGVTGPVALWHQRNRWAEGGYQRYLDYWRPLVWNRLGFNKTLDLLMFWLIQYILPTAALPDLTLAIARHTSPVLAPLTGMTVGLSLMGMYVGLRRIQRQQASISPLWRSRLRAAGQTLLGTVYMFHWLVVIGSTTVRMSIRPKRLKWVKTVHYGAQEEWADAPGGVS; encoded by the coding sequence ATGCCGGAGAATTCCTGGCCAGAAAACGGTTCCTCCAGCGAGCTTAATTCGGTCAATACGCTTTTTACAGACTGGTCTCCCGAAGACTTTGAGGGAAACTACAACCCCAGCTCCGCAGGGCGTCGTCGCAAGGCGGCGGTGACCCTGGCGGTGGTGTGGAGCATCACGGTGGCGCTCCACTGGCTGTCTTGGGGATCTTGGGTGGTGTGGGGGCTGACCCTGGTGACGGGGATCCACGCGCTGCGGGTCCTGGCAGCTCGGCCCGGCGCTTTGCCGGAGCCGCTGTCGGCCCAGATCAAACCCGAGTCTTTGCCCTACGTTTCGCTGCTGGTGGCGGCCAAGAACGAGGAAGGCGTGGTGACCCGACTCGTCCGTCACTTGTGCAGCCTGGACTATCCGGCATCGCGCTACGACCTCTGGGTGATCAATGACAACAGCGCCGATCGCACAGGTGCGCTGCTAGACGAGCTTGCTCGGTCCCATCCTCAGCTCAAGGTGATTCACCGGGGGGCGGAGGCGAGCGGCGGCAAGTCTGGGGCGCTCAATCAGGCCTGGCCCCAGACGCGGGGCGACGTGGTGGCGGTCTTTGACGCGGATGCTCAGGTGCCGAAGGATTTGCTGCGCCGGGTGTTGCCGATGTTTGAGCGGCCGAAGGTGGGAGCGGTGCAAGTGCGCAAGGCGATCGCCAACGCCACGGCCAATTTTTGGACGCGGGGTCAAGCCGCAGAGATGGCCCTGGACACCTTCTTTCAGCAACAGCGCATTGCCCTGGGCGGCATCGGTGAGCTGCGGGGCAACGGCCAGTTTATTCGCCGCCAAGCCCTCCAAAGCTGCGGCGGCTTCAATGAAGAGACCATCACAGATGACCTCGATTTGACGGTGCGACTGCACCTGGAGAGCTGGGATCTCGAGTCCTTGAGCTATCCAGCGGTGGAAGAGGAAGGCGTAACCGGTCCCGTGGCTCTCTGGCATCAGCGCAACCGGTGGGCAGAGGGCGGCTATCAGCGCTATCTGGACTACTGGCGACCGCTGGTCTGGAACCGACTGGGCTTTAACAAAACGCTGGATTTGCTGATGTTCTGGCTGATCCAGTACATCTTGCCAACGGCGGCGCTGCCGGATTTGACGTTGGCGATCGCCCGCCACACCAGTCCTGTGCTGGCGCCTCTGACCGGGATGACCGTGGGGCTGTCGCTGATGGGCATGTACGTAGGCCTGCGGCGAATTCAGCGTCAGCAGGCGTCGATCTCTCCTCTGTGGCGATCGCGCCTCAGGGCCGCTGGACAGACGCTGCTCGGTACGGTGTACATGTTCCACTGGCTCGTGGTGATTGGCAGCACGACCGTGCGCATGTCTATCCGGCCCAAGCGTCTCAAATGGGTCAAAACAGTCCACTACGGCGCTCAAGAAGAATGGGCCGATGCGCCTGGGGGCGTTTCCTAG